In the Gemmatimonadota bacterium genome, CTAGTGTCCCGAATCTGAAGTTCGCGATATCACGGTTTGAACGTGGTGTGTCAGACTCTTTGTGTGGATTGACAAGGAGTTTGCGATGGCACGACTGGCGGCTTTGGTTCTAAGCGCGGCGGAGCGGTCGGAGCTTACGGCGCTTACGAGGCGGCGTAAGACGGCGCAGGCTTTGGCGTTGCGGGCGCGGATCGTTCTTCTCTGTGCGGAGGGAGCTCAGAATAAGGAGGTGGCGGCGCGCCTTGGCGTGGACGCCATGACGGTCGGCAAGTGGCGTCGGCGGTTTGTTGAGCGTCGGATGGACGGGCTGCACGACGCGCCGCGCTCCGGTGCGCCGCGGACGATCGACGACGCCCGGATCGAGGCGGTGATCGTCCGGACGCTGGAGACCACGCCGCCCGGCGCCACGCATTGGAGCTCGCGTGGCATGGCCAAGGCAAGCGGCTTGTCGGTCTCGACCGTCCAGCGGATCTGGCGCGCCTTCGGCTTGCAGCCGCACCGGACGGAGAGCTTCAAGCTGTCCACCGATCCGCGGTTCGTGGAGAAGGTCCGCGACGTGGTCGGGCTCTATGTCGCGCCGCCTTCACATGCGGTGGTTCTGTGCGTCGACGAGAAGAGCCAGATCCAGGCGCTCGACCGCAGCCAGCCGCTGTTGCCGATGCGCCCCGGCCAGGTCGAGCGGCGCAGCCATGACTACACGCGCCACGGCACCACGTCGTTGTTCGCC is a window encoding:
- a CDS encoding IS630 family transposase, which produces MARLAALVLSAAERSELTALTRRRKTAQALALRARIVLLCAEGAQNKEVAARLGVDAMTVGKWRRRFVERRMDGLHDAPRSGAPRTIDDARIEAVIVRTLETTPPGATHWSSRGMAKASGLSVSTVQRIWRAFGLQPHRTESFKLSTDPRFVEKVRDVVGLYVAPPSHAVVLCVDEKSQIQALDRSQPLLPMRPGQVERRSHDYTRHGTTSLFAALDIATGRVIGKCYPRHRAVEFRRFLDEIEKAVPDDLDVHLVMDNYATHKTALIRNWLAKRPRWHVHLTPTGSSWINQVERFFALLSERQIKRGVHRSVADLQAAIEAFIEQHNADPKPFRWAKSADDILASIERFCLLNSNNSNTANF